The following are encoded in a window of Ferribacterium limneticum genomic DNA:
- a CDS encoding acyl-CoA dehydrogenase yields MAKPSFTWEDPFLLDSQLAADERQVRNAARDFAQKALKPRIRDAFRNETTDPAIYREMGDMGLLGATLPPQFGGAGLNYVSYGLIAREVESVDSAYRTLLSVQSSLVMLPIYEFGSDAQKEKYLKKLGRGELIGCFGLTEPNSGSDPSSATTVARPVPGGWKLSGRKTWITNSPMADIFIVWAKDDAGALRGFILEKGMAGLSAPIINGKVSLRASITGDIVMDEVFVPAENQLPNASGLKGPFTCLNSARFGISWGALGAAEACWHTARQYTLERQQFGRPLAATQLIQKKLVDMQTEIALGIQGALRLGRMMDDGSATPELVSLMKRNSTGKALEIARNARDMLGGNGISDEFGVIRHMVNLESVTTYEGTHDVHALILGRAQTGLSAF; encoded by the coding sequence ATGGCCAAACCTTCCTTCACCTGGGAAGACCCTTTCCTCCTCGACAGCCAACTGGCCGCCGACGAGCGGCAAGTCCGCAACGCCGCCCGCGACTTCGCGCAAAAGGCGCTCAAGCCACGCATCCGCGATGCCTTCCGCAATGAAACGACCGACCCGGCGATCTACCGCGAAATGGGTGACATGGGCCTGCTCGGCGCGACGCTGCCGCCGCAGTTCGGCGGTGCCGGACTCAATTACGTCTCCTACGGACTGATCGCGCGTGAGGTCGAGTCGGTCGATTCGGCCTACCGCACGCTGTTGAGCGTCCAGTCCTCGCTGGTCATGCTGCCGATTTACGAATTTGGCTCCGACGCGCAGAAGGAAAAATATCTCAAGAAGCTCGGCAGGGGCGAGCTGATTGGCTGTTTTGGTCTGACCGAGCCGAATTCCGGCTCGGATCCGTCCAGCGCCACCACCGTCGCCCGCCCCGTGCCCGGTGGCTGGAAGCTTTCCGGGCGCAAGACGTGGATTACCAACTCGCCGATGGCCGACATTTTCATCGTCTGGGCCAAGGATGACGCCGGCGCCTTGCGCGGCTTCATCCTAGAAAAAGGCATGGCCGGGCTGTCGGCACCGATCATCAACGGCAAGGTCAGCCTGCGCGCCTCGATCACCGGCGACATCGTGATGGACGAAGTTTTTGTTCCCGCCGAGAACCAGTTGCCCAACGCCAGCGGCCTCAAGGGGCCGTTTACCTGCCTCAACTCAGCCCGTTTCGGCATTTCATGGGGCGCCCTCGGCGCCGCGGAAGCCTGCTGGCACACGGCACGGCAATATACGCTGGAGCGTCAGCAGTTCGGCCGGCCGCTCGCCGCCACGCAATTGATTCAGAAAAAACTGGTCGACATGCAGACCGAAATCGCCCTGGGGATTCAAGGTGCGCTACGCCTCGGCCGCATGATGGACGACGGTAGCGCGACGCCGGAACTGGTCTCGCTGATGAAGCGCAACAGCACCGGCAAGGCGCTGGAAATCGCTCGCAACGCCCGCGACATGCTGGGCGGCAACGGCATTTCGGATGAATTCGGCGTCATCCGCCACATGGTCAATCTCGAATCGGTCACCACCTACGAGGGCACGCACGATGTGCACGCGCTGATCCTCGGCCGCGCCCAGACCGGCTTGTCGGCTTTTTGA